TACATCTGTTGGAATACGCTCACCAAAGTCGGTTTTGAAGCAATCTACGCCTTGATCGATCAGCACCTTCAGCTTATCCTGATACCAGGCAACTGCAGCCGGGTTCGTGAAGTCAACCAGCCCCATCCCCGCCTGCCACATGTCCCATTGCCACACGCTGCCATCAGCTGTTTTGACCAAATAGCCATTCTCCATACCTTCATCGAACAAAATGGACTTTTCTGCAATATACGGATTGATCCATGCGCAAATTTTGAGTCCCTTAGCCTTCAATCTCTGCAACATACCTTCTGGGTCTGGGAACATATCTTGATCCCACTGAAAATCGCACCATTGGTATTCTTTCATCCAGAAGCAGTCAAAATGGAATACCGAGAGTGGCAGATCCCGTTCAGCCATCCCGTCGACAAAATGGTTTACTGTCGCTTCATCATAATCAGTCGTAAACGAAGTGGTCAGCCACAAACCAAAGGTCCAGGCCGGTGGCAATGCAGGTTTGCCTGTCAGCTTGGTATAATTGTCCAGTACCTCCTTAGGATTAGCTCCACCAATAATAAAATACTCTAACGATTCGCCAGCAACGCTAAACTGTACCTTCGAAACATTTTCCGATGCAATCTCGTAAGATACCTTTTCCGGATGATTGACGAATACACCGTACCCTTTATTAGATAAATAAAATGGAATGTTTTTGTATGCTTGTTCACTGCTGGTCCCGCCATCTTCATTCCAAATATCAACGACCTGACCATTTTTCACAAATGGAGTGAAACGCTCTCCAAGGCCGTATACGTACTCCCCCATACCCAGCTCCAGCTGCTCCCGGAAAAATGGCTGGTCCTGCGGGTCTGTAATATAGCCGGGTCCCCGATGCCCACTGCCCGTGACTTTACGATCCTTGACATAAAAGCCTACGTCCCAGCTCTTTCCACGACCGACTCGCACACTCAGATCGCCGCTTTTCAGCACTGCTACGTCCTCACCCACCGTAATATCCACCTCTGTCGGTAAGGTGTGAATTTCAAAGTCTGGTCCATGATGTACCCGTCCCTTATGGTGGTTCAGACGCACCCGAATAACATTCGGCATGGGAGAGCTGTAGGTCGCTTTCAGTAACGCTCCATTTAGCGTATCCCCTTTGTGCTCGATCCGGTGGGTTGCTGCATATACCGTCATGGAAGCATCGTCCGTCACGATATCACGGATGTCAGCAGGATTTTGTATTTCATAGCCCTTGCGAACCAACCAATAGCCATCAGTAAATTTCATCTGTCTCTTCCTCCATCTCGACTTTTATATTCCTTGTTCCCAAATCGCTGATTGGATTTTTTCGAAATCCTTACTATAATAATATTGATTTATGTAAGGGTTTACTTCTTTTATTTTGACGTTTAGTATCAATATTTTGATGTTTTCTATATAAATCAGTGTGCCGAAAGGAATCAGTAAAATGCAAAGGGAAATGTTAAGAGAAAACCGTATTCACGGCAATCCCATGTATCCAGTCAGCGTATATCCGAGCGTAGAGCAATTGAACGGAAATAGTATATTGGAGTCCCATTGGCATGAGGAAATGGAGTTTATCGTAGTAGAACAGGGGAGCGCTATATTTCAGACGGATATGGTCTATACGGAGGTTAGCGAAGGTGAAGCCCTTTTTGTACACAGTGGCGAGCTTCACGCTGGTTATTTACAAAAAAGTCCTCGATGTGTATTTTCTGCGGTGGTGTTTCACCCGGATATGCTGCACAGCCGCACGCAAGATACAGTTCAGACGCAGTTTATTGAACCATTTATCAATAAAAAACTCGTCCCTCCCCCTCACATTCGCGGTGTGCAGCCTTGGGAGCAGGAGCTATTGACCGCGTTGAAACGTATTATCACTAGCCATGAACAGAATGCGCCTGCCCGTGAACTGGCGACCAAGGCGCAGCTCTATAGCATAATTGCCTGCCTGTTCCCGCACATGACTCCGGCTAGCGGAGAGGACGTGGTTATGGCGAGTCAACGCAACAAGGTCGAACGGATCAAAAAAGCACTGGCGTACATCAACAGCCATGCGCATGAGCCCATTCGTTTGCGAGAGATCTCAGATGAGGTTGGGATGAGTGAGGGACATTTCTGTCGTTTCTTCAAGCAGATGGTGCAGAAAAGTCCGGTTGAATATATCAACTATCAGCGGATTCAGAAGGCTTGCAGGTTGCTAGAGCAAAGTGACCGCAAAGTAGTTGATATTGCGCTGGATGTGGGATTTGAAAATCTAAGCTATTTTATTGCAACCTTTAAAAAATGGAACGGTCTGACTCCTTCGCTATACCGCAAGCAGCACGAAGCAGATCAGGCGCTTGCTGTCCTTTCTATAACAGACGGAAATTTATGATTTTGTTTTGAATAGCTGCGCGTAAAGTTACAAAAAGAAAGAACGAACAGAAGATCAAGTTCTCCGTTCGTTCTTTCTTTTGGTTATACATGTCCAATTCACCGAATAAGCAAATCATTTATTTTTTGGGCTTCATAAGTATAAGGACAATTTTTCTTCGTTTAATATAGTAGAATATATACCCCCCTACTCCTCCTAAAACAGAGGGAATTAACCAGCCTAATCCTACATCATATAACGGAAGAATTTGAGTAAAAAAGTCATTAATTACTTTAATTTTTATTCCAGCAGCATTCAAGCCGTCAAATAGACTAACAATGAAGGTTAATATTAAACTGCCTTGATATACTTCTGATTTTCCTTTAAACACGGAATGTAAAAATGTTAAAAATATTAGAGAAATCGCAATAGGATATATTGCAATTAACACTGGCGTTGAAACCTTAATGAGCTGTGTTAAACCTATATTGGCTACAATGGTACTAAATATGGATAACATGAGAGCAATTCTTTTATAAGAAACTTTCGGAAACAAGGTATGAAAAAAGGAAGAACAGGACGTAATAAGCCCTACGCTTGTCGTTAAACACGCTACTGTAATCATTAAGCCTAATAAAATGGAGCCGTAAGATCCAAAATAATAGGATGAAACCTTGGCTAACACCTCAGCACCATTTTCTAAAACACCCAGTTTTTCAACGCTAGAAGCTCCCATGTAGGCAAGAGACGTATAGATAAATGCTAAGAGGACAACCGCAATGGTTATCGATTTGGCACAAATGATCATCAGCTCTTTTTTGGCAGTAACTCCTCTTTCCTTAATTGCATTCACAATAATAATTCCAAAAATAAAGGCTACAAGAGCATCCAATGTTAAATAACCTTCTTGAAAGCCTTTGAAAAAGACGTGCGAAGTATAGCCTTCGGCAGGTGCTTGGAAGGCTCCTATGGGGTGAATAAGGGCTACGACCACCAGAATCCCAATGAATGTCAATTTAATGGGTGTTAAAAACTTTCCGATCACATCAATAATTTTTGTAGGGTTAAGTGATAACAAGCATGCAACCCCAAAAAAAAGAATGGTAAATACAAAAAGTGCGACAGGATGATCTGTATGGTTTGAAAAAAAAGGCTTGACTCCAATTTCAAACGACACACTACCGGTTCTTGGAATTGCATATAACGGGCCAATGGCTAGATAAAGAATCGTTGTAAAGACAATCCCGAATACAGGATGTACACGACTCGCTAAAGTTTGTAAATTGCTTTTGCCTGAAAAAACAAAGGCAGTGATGGCTAGTAACGGTAAGCCAACTCCGGTAACCAAGAAACCCGCATTGGCTATCCACACATTCTTTCCAGCCATTTGACCAAGCATAGGTGGGAAGATTAGATTCCCTGCACCAAAAAATAAGGCAAATAGCATCGATCCTATAATAATAATAAAGGACGAAGAAACACTTTTTGACATAATAAATCCTCCAACCATGAAATCACAACAGTTTGTTATCATTCATTTTCTTTTTATTTTGTGTAGTACATGCTCATAGGGTTATAGCAGCACCAAGTAGGGATAGCCATCCGCTAACCCTTCCCGACCGGTGTGAAACGTTATTCAAGATGTGGGGTTCGATAACTCATCATTACACAATACTCTATATACGTTCACGGTATCAAGTAACTTTGTACTTGCGAAAGAACCACTTCATCCCCTTGCTTTAGCAATTTATTGTGCTATCAGTATGACCATGTCAGCCAGACCTTAGAACAATTCTACTTCTTGCCGTGTTTCTCCTCCTACCAAATGAGCTCAATGAACTATAAAGAATTTTACACGTAGGACTTATTTCTTACAAGATGAGAAAAGTTATGTACAACCCAACCTGGCAATTGATTGCAATAAGCACAGGAAATCTTGGGAAAATGCCCTATGGATTCAATTCAATCCTCCTTACAATTAATAGTACAGACAATGCTTAATGACGTTGTCAACACATTGAGCAGCTACAATTTGAAGGGGTGCTTATACATGAGGAATTTGGCAAAACGCAACTATTGGTCTTTGAGCGTTTTTAACTTCGCTTATCTGTTTACATGGTCTGCCGCCATGTCTTTTTTTGTCATTTGGCTAGGACAAAGCCTGGGGATTTCAGAAACCTACACAGGGTTTTTATACGCGGCTAACTCTATCGTTGCCTTGATCATGCAACCCCTGTTTGGGTACTTATCCGACAAGCTGGGCTTGAGAAAACATCTGCTGTACATACTTTTTACGATTCTTTTGCTCGTCGGACCCTTTTTTATCTATGTGTACGGTCCATTGCTTCAAACGCAGTTCGTCATTGGTGCTATTGTCGGCGCCCTATTTATCGGCCTGGTGTTTAATGCAGGTAATGGTGTCGTCGATTCCTATATGGACAAAGTGTCACGCAAATACGGGTTTGAATACGGACGAGTTCGTATGTGGGGCTCACTCGGGTGGGCAGCTGCTACCTTTGTTGCGGGACGGGTCATCAATATCAATGTGAATCTGACCTTCTGGATTGCCTCCGTATCTGCCGTTGTTGCTATGATCTGCATCTTCCTGACCAAAGTCGAAATTTCTGGACAGGAGCAGCAGAAAACTGAATCGTTGAAGCTCACTGACGTACTGCATCTCGTACGCACCACAAAGTTCTGGTTTCTAATGCTATTCATGGTTGGTGTGACCCAAATTTATGAGGTATATGACCAGCAATTTGCCACCTATTTCGTATCTCAGTTCAGTTCTAAAGCAGAAGGAAATCAATTCCTTGGTGATTTAAGTGCTGTGCAAGTATTCCTGGAATTTGTGTTCCTGTTTGTTACCCCATGGTTTGTCAACAAAACGACTGCTAAGTGGGCATTGATTATTGCCGGAGCGATCATGTCATTGCGTATTATCGGTTCTTCGCTGCCGTTCGGTTCCATATGGGTGGCTGCGATGAAGATGATTCACTCCCTGGAAAAACCGCTGATTCTGGTCGCCATCTTCAAGTACATTACCGTCAACTTTGACCAGCGCTTATCGTCCACCATGTACCTGCTGTATTTGTTTATGGGCTCCCTGGTGGTATCTGTTTTCTCACCTATTGTCGGACATATGTATGAAGTTCTGAATTTCCCGATCACTTATGTTATTTTGGGTTCCATTGCCGGTCTGTTCACCATCATTTCCTGCTTTACGCTGACAGCTGACAAGAAAAATGGAGAACGGTATCTAGAGGAACGCCGTAAACAGGATCTGAAAAGATCTGCTAAAAAAGCTGAAGCCGTTCACTCGTAATCTAATGGTAACAGCGGTAGTCTAGGACTTGTTTTTCTCGTCCAAGGCTACCGCCAACTTACTTTAAATTTTGAATACAGACACCGTTTGATTCATCTCTTCCGCCCGCTTGGCAAGCATGTTAGCACCTGCAGACACTTCCTGCATGGAAGCAGTAGTTTCCTCGACTACGCTTGCGACTGTTTGAGTAGAATCGGCTGCACGTTCGGAGATTTCGGCAATTTTCTTCATAGATTCCACCATAGAAACGGTTCCTTCATTTACGGATCTTGCTTCTACAGCCGCAGTGTCTACCTCACCGCTCACTTCTTCAACGGCACCGACAATTTCAGAAAAGACGTTACCGACACCTTCGACAAGCATCATACCTTCATTTAGTGATTGAACACCTTCATTCATCGAGATGACAACTTCGTCTGTTCTTAATGCGATTTCGTTGACCAGAGAGGAAATCTTGCCGGTTGCTTCACTTGCTTGTGCCGACAAATTGCGTACTTCATAAGCGACAACAGCAAATCCTTTTCCCTGCTCTCCCGCTCTTGCAGCTTCTATACTCGCATTGAGTGAAAGCAAGTTGGTTCGGGCTGCTATATCACTGATCATAGCTGTGATCTGTCTAATCTCCGCTGACTTTTCTCCTAGAATATTTACTACTTCAGCGGATTGAGTTACCTTGGTATGCACATCTCTTATTTGAGAGACAGTGGAAGACATTTGGGTTTTCCCGTTGTTTGCTTTTTCTTGT
This window of the Paenibacillus polymyxa genome carries:
- the yicI gene encoding alpha-xylosidase, which encodes MKFTDGYWLVRKGYEIQNPADIRDIVTDDASMTVYAATHRIEHKGDTLNGALLKATYSSPMPNVIRVRLNHHKGRVHHGPDFEIHTLPTEVDITVGEDVAVLKSGDLSVRVGRGKSWDVGFYVKDRKVTGSGHRGPGYITDPQDQPFFREQLELGMGEYVYGLGERFTPFVKNGQVVDIWNEDGGTSSEQAYKNIPFYLSNKGYGVFVNHPEKVSYEIASENVSKVQFSVAGESLEYFIIGGANPKEVLDNYTKLTGKPALPPAWTFGLWLTTSFTTDYDEATVNHFVDGMAERDLPLSVFHFDCFWMKEYQWCDFQWDQDMFPDPEGMLQRLKAKGLKICAWINPYIAEKSILFDEGMENGYLVKTADGSVWQWDMWQAGMGLVDFTNPAAVAWYQDKLKVLIDQGVDCFKTDFGERIPTDVIYYDGSDPMKMHNYYTHLYNKAVFDVLEEKLGKNEAALFARSATAGGQQFPVHWGGDCSSTYESMAESLRGGLSLGLSGFGFWSHDISGFELTAAPDLYKRWVQFGLLSSHSRLHGNVSYRVPWLFDEESVDVVRSFTKLKCSLMPHLYASAVESSVRGLPMMRAMVLEFPQDPTCATLDLQYMLGDSILVAPIFNKEGNVTYYVPEGQWTNLLTNEIVSGGRWVNEHHDFTTLPVLVKPNTLLAIGHEDRRPDYDYADQVTLHLFELGEGQQARSVIVNTSGEEELTVTASRKDSVITVKAEGAVKPWSLVLRGIHKDVQVEEGSSLAGEQGVIITPATSGQQELTIHLG
- a CDS encoding helix-turn-helix transcriptional regulator, giving the protein MQREMLRENRIHGNPMYPVSVYPSVEQLNGNSILESHWHEEMEFIVVEQGSAIFQTDMVYTEVSEGEALFVHSGELHAGYLQKSPRCVFSAVVFHPDMLHSRTQDTVQTQFIEPFINKKLVPPPHIRGVQPWEQELLTALKRIITSHEQNAPARELATKAQLYSIIACLFPHMTPASGEDVVMASQRNKVERIKKALAYINSHAHEPIRLREISDEVGMSEGHFCRFFKQMVQKSPVEYINYQRIQKACRLLEQSDRKVVDIALDVGFENLSYFIATFKKWNGLTPSLYRKQHEADQALAVLSITDGNL
- the brnQ gene encoding branched-chain amino acid transport system II carrier protein translates to MSKSVSSSFIIIIGSMLFALFFGAGNLIFPPMLGQMAGKNVWIANAGFLVTGVGLPLLAITAFVFSGKSNLQTLASRVHPVFGIVFTTILYLAIGPLYAIPRTGSVSFEIGVKPFFSNHTDHPVALFVFTILFFGVACLLSLNPTKIIDVIGKFLTPIKLTFIGILVVVALIHPIGAFQAPAEGYTSHVFFKGFQEGYLTLDALVAFIFGIIIVNAIKERGVTAKKELMIICAKSITIAVVLLAFIYTSLAYMGASSVEKLGVLENGAEVLAKVSSYYFGSYGSILLGLMITVACLTTSVGLITSCSSFFHTLFPKVSYKRIALMLSIFSTIVANIGLTQLIKVSTPVLIAIYPIAISLIFLTFLHSVFKGKSEVYQGSLILTFIVSLFDGLNAAGIKIKVINDFFTQILPLYDVGLGWLIPSVLGGVGGYIFYYIKRRKIVLILMKPKK
- a CDS encoding oligosaccharide MFS transporter; this encodes MRNLAKRNYWSLSVFNFAYLFTWSAAMSFFVIWLGQSLGISETYTGFLYAANSIVALIMQPLFGYLSDKLGLRKHLLYILFTILLLVGPFFIYVYGPLLQTQFVIGAIVGALFIGLVFNAGNGVVDSYMDKVSRKYGFEYGRVRMWGSLGWAAATFVAGRVININVNLTFWIASVSAVVAMICIFLTKVEISGQEQQKTESLKLTDVLHLVRTTKFWFLMLFMVGVTQIYEVYDQQFATYFVSQFSSKAEGNQFLGDLSAVQVFLEFVFLFVTPWFVNKTTAKWALIIAGAIMSLRIIGSSLPFGSIWVAAMKMIHSLEKPLILVAIFKYITVNFDQRLSSTMYLLYLFMGSLVVSVFSPIVGHMYEVLNFPITYVILGSIAGLFTIISCFTLTADKKNGERYLEERRKQDLKRSAKKAEAVHS